TCGTAGGCCGCCACCAGTCGGTCGCGCGCCGCCTGGTCGGTGATCGACTGGTAGATCGGGTCGAGTGCGAAAAGCGGGTCCCCGGGGAAGTACATCTGGGTGATCATCCGTTGGGTGAACTCGGTGCCGAAAAGCGAGAAGTGGATGTGCGCGGGGCGCCAGGCGTTGTGATGGTTGCGCCACGGATAGGGACCTGGCTTGATCGTGGTGAAGTGGTAGGAGCCGTCGGCATCGGTGAGGCAGCGGCCGGTGCCCGTGAAGTGCGGGTCGAGTGGCGCGGGATGCTGGTCACGCTTGTGGACGTAACGACCGGCGGCGTTGGCCTGCCAGATCTCCACGAGCTGGTGGCGCACCGGCCGACCGTCGCTGTCGGTGATGCGCCCCGTGACGACCATCCGCTCGCCGATCGGGTCGCCGCCGCCCTGGATCGTGAGGTCCGCCTCGAGTGGGTCGACGTCGGAATGGCCGAATACCGGTGCCATCAGCTCGATGCCCTCGGGGTCGGCGTGGTGGAGGCCTTTGGTGGGGTGCCGCAGCAGTGAACTGCGGTACGGCGGGAAGTCGATCATGGGCTGGGTCTCGCCGGCCGGGGCATCCGCGTGGATCTTCCCGATCTCCTCGCTGATGACCGACTGGGGCGCCAGGTCGGGACTCTGCGGTGTGCTCACGGTCCTCAAGGTAGACGTGCCCCACCTCTCCCAGCGACACTGAACTTTCGCTGAGCGAAAGACATGGATCAAATGGCAGGCAACACCTCCACACCCGGCGCCACCGTGGTCTCCCGGGCGCTCGCGCTGCTGTCCGCCTTTGACACCGCCCACCGGCATCTAACCTTGAGCGACATGGCCCGACGGGCCGATCTACCCACCCCCACGGCGTACCGGCTGGCCGGCGAGCTGGTGCGCGGGGGGATGCTCGTGCGCCGGCCGTCCGGGGAGTACGTCATCGGCCGTCGGCTCTGGGACCTCGGCCTGCTAGCCCCGCTGCAGTCTGGCCTCCGTGAGATCGCCTCGCCGTTCCTCAACGACCTGCACGCCGCCACGCTGGCGACGGTGCATCTCGCCGTCCGGGACCGCACGCAGGCGCTATACGTCGACCGGCTCTCCGGCCGCGCATCCGTGCCGGTGGTCAGCACGGCCGGATCGCGGTTGCCGCTGCACGCCACCGGTGTCGGCAAAGTGCTGCTGGCCCATGCACCCGAGCGGATGCAAGAACAGGTGCTGGGTGACCTGTCGCGGATGACGCCTTACACCATCACACAGCGCTCCTTGCTGTGCGGGCAACTGGCGCGGGTCCGCCGCGACGGCTACGCGATCACCGAGGAGGAGATGACCCTCGGTGCCTGCTCAGTCGCGGTGCCCGTACACCGCAGCGCAGCCGGCGGCGAAGTGGTCGCGGCCATCGGCGTCGTCGTACCCACACTCAAGCGGCACCGCCCCCGCCTGGTCGCGGCCCTCCAGGTGGCCGCTCAGGGTATCGGCCGGTCGTTGGAGGAGTTGAGGTAATCAGTCCGGCATGAACCCAGAACTCCTGACATGATTGCGTATCGATCCTGCGACCCGCGCCTACATCGAGCGACGGCTGGCCGAAGGCAAGACCAGCAAGGAGATCGGCCGCTGCCTCATTGGACGAGTATGGCCCGGCAGGCCAGGTTGGTCTGTTCGTCGGGAACGGCGAGGGACGGCCTCGATGTCTCGCCACTCGATGGCCTGTTTGAGCTGGTCGCCCTCGTCGTTGCCGGGTCCCCTGATCGGCGCGAGAGAGCAGCCCCGGTGAGGGCCGAACAATGAGGA
This sequence is a window from Nocardioides sp. S5. Protein-coding genes within it:
- a CDS encoding IclR family transcriptional regulator; this encodes MAGNTSTPGATVVSRALALLSAFDTAHRHLTLSDMARRADLPTPTAYRLAGELVRGGMLVRRPSGEYVIGRRLWDLGLLAPLQSGLREIASPFLNDLHAATLATVHLAVRDRTQALYVDRLSGRASVPVVSTAGSRLPLHATGVGKVLLAHAPERMQEQVLGDLSRMTPYTITQRSLLCGQLARVRRDGYAITEEEMTLGACSVAVPVHRSAAGGEVVAAIGVVVPTLKRHRPRLVAALQVAAQGIGRSLEELR
- the pcaH gene encoding protocatechuate 3,4-dioxygenase subunit beta, with product MSTPQSPDLAPQSVISEEIGKIHADAPAGETQPMIDFPPYRSSLLRHPTKGLHHADPEGIELMAPVFGHSDVDPLEADLTIQGGGDPIGERMVVTGRITDSDGRPVRHQLVEIWQANAAGRYVHKRDQHPAPLDPHFTGTGRCLTDADGSYHFTTIKPGPYPWRNHHNAWRPAHIHFSLFGTEFTQRMITQMYFPGDPLFALDPIYQSITDQAARDRLVAAYDHNVTSHELATGYRWDIVLTGSHATPLEREGHHDA